Proteins from a genomic interval of Yarrowia lipolytica chromosome 1E, complete sequence:
- a CDS encoding uncharacterized protein (Compare to YALI0E27984g, ancestral locus Anc_8.218, similar to DEHA0E23727g Debaryomyces hansenii): MGAGTLNAYPDIAVRAGVEGLVVYGLSSALPMMLFAGVGPIVRKACPDGFVLTEWTRLRYGWLTSFYLTCLTIGTMYLYMVAELAAVQAAIETLTGIDALPVLIVEAVFTSIYTAVGGFHTSFFTDNFQGGMMLVLMVIVCVGLGVYFHVDPSEPAKSGMLGPNLLANKLIYILPVAIATNDCFLSGFWMRTFASKNNVELFWACAIASSIVLIVLTVVGLTGLLAVWAKLEIDGQVFVYGDERSALAFFYVLKEMPGWVIGFTVAFVLSLSVASYDSSQSAMASTISNDFFRNKIPMVWVRLIVLCINAPVIVVALKAPNVLNIFLIADLFSAAVIPIMFCGLSKRMYFISGWEVIGGGFGGMLTVFIFGSIYFKSAREGIKLIILLEGLYGDDWSAFGAFVAAPVGSLLWGFGILTVRLTVLKIYSLITGKPFTALDKPSDDKTGIAVIREIGHVEDDNTSESIILDRKDPNILTETHILKEQPTVKEESYEA, translated from the coding sequence ATGGGAGCTGGAACCCTCAATGCCTATCCCGACATTGCTGTGCGAGCAGGTGTCGAGGGCTTGGTTGTCTACGGTCTCTCTTCTGCCCTCCCCATGATGCTTTTCGCCGGAGTAGGCCCCATTGTCCGAAAAGCATGCCCCGATGGCTTTGTGCTCACAGAATGGACCCGACTAAGATACGGCTGGCTCACTTCCTTCTACCTCACCTGTCTCACCATTGGAACAATGTATCTGTATATGGTTGCTGAGCTGGCTGCTGTGCAGGCTGCAATTGAGACACTTACTGGAATTGATGCTCTGCCCGTCCTGATTGTTGAGGCTGTGTTCACCTCCATCTACACTGCTGTCGGAGGTTTCCACACATCTTTCTTCACAGACAACTTCCAGGGAGGAATGATGTTGGTGCTCATGGTAattgtttgtgttggtcTGGGAGTCTACTTCCACGTTGATCCTTCTGAACCCGCCAAATCCGGTATGCTGGGCCCGAACCTGCTCGCTAACAAGCTCATCTACATTCTTCCTGTTGCCATTGCTACCAACGATTGCTTCTTAAGTGGTTTCTGGATGCGAACTTTTGCTTCAAAGAACAATGTTGAGCTATTCTGGGCCTGCGCTATTGCCAGCTCTATCGTTCTTATTGTTCTGACCGTTGTTGGTCTTACTGGCTTGCTTGCTGTCTGGGCTAAGCTTGAGATTGATGGACAGGTCTTTGTGTACGGAGACGAGCGATCTGCTCTCGCTTTCTTCTAcgttctcaaggagatgcCTGGGTGGGTGATTGGGTTCACCGTTGCATTTGTCCTGTCTCTCTCCGTCGCTTCTTATGACTCCTCTCAGTCTGCGATGGCTTCCACTATCTCCAACGACTTCTTCCGAAACAAGATTCCCATGGTCTGGGTGCGTCTTATTGTGCTGTGCATCAACGCCCCCGTCATCGTGGTTGCCCTCAAAGCCCCCAACGTTCTGAACATTTTCCTGATTGCCGATCTTTTCTCGGCAGCCGTTATCCCCATTATGTTCTGTGGTCTTTCCAAGCGAATGTACTTTATTTCTGGCTGGGAGGTCATCGGAGGCGGTTTCGGAGGTATGCTTACAGTATTCATTTTCGGATCCATCTACTTCAAGAGTGCCCGAGAGGGTATCAAGCTGATTATTCTATTGGAGGGTCTATACGGGGATGACTGGTCTGCTTTTGGAGCCTTTGTGGCCGCACCTGTAGGCTCTCTTCTCTGGGGTTTCGGAATTCTTACTGTTCGTCTGACAGTTCTTAAGATCTACTCGCTCATCACTGGCAAGCCTTTCACTGCCCTTGACAAGCCTTCAGATGATAAGACCGGTATTGCTGTCATTCGGGAGATTGGCCATGTTGAAGATGACAATACCTCGGAGTCCATCATTCTCGACCGAAAGGACCCCAACATTCTCACCGAGACacacattctcaaggagcagcCTAcagtcaaggaggagtcgTATGAGGCGTAG
- a CDS encoding uncharacterized protein (Compare to YALI0E28006g, similar to uniprot|P43092 Candida albicans ACP3 Candidapepsin 3 precursor (EC 3.4.23.24) (Aspartate protease 3) (Secreted aspartic protease 3)): MTLLYCNDMLDKRDEMRKSAPSSLGYLAVAFTKHTAKETSSPHANFEGVRHLWSNTTVLRKRQTDVTLTSQNYVFYSADITIGTPAQEFTVLVDTGSSDLWVYSRNDTQDCANNACQATGQYDSSASSSYKFVSNDFSIQYVSGSAAGNWVTDTITVGGASVPDFQFASAVDAPGGVGVFGIGLASGEAAKVKYDNFPVMLQKSGIISRNVYSLYLDSIDAATGSVLFGAVDSSKYSGSLETLPLTSPNAFQVAYGDISVNGQSVSSGGNAILDSGTSFSYIPEAAFAGLQKKLKLGTLEPNTQLYTIDCNAASFNVDFKFGSSTISVPSSQLIMPLKNFGLNSNQCVFGIVSTKYSSGYVLLGDTFLRSAYVVYDLDNKLVGIAPAKYGTASSIQRVTGSL; encoded by the exons ATGacattactgtactgtaacgACATGTTGGACAAgcgagatgagatgagaaAGT CTGCTCCCTCTTCCCTGGGATACCTGGCTGTGGCTTTTACCAAGCACACCGCCAAGGAGACGTCCAGCCCCCACGCAAACTTCGAGGGCGTTCGCCACCTCTGGTCCAACACCACAGTCCTCAGAAAGCGACAGACAGATGTCACTCTGACTTCTCAGAACTACGTCTTCTACTCTGCTGACATCACTATTGGCACTCCTGCTCAGGAATTCACGGTTCTGGTTGACACTGGCTCTTCTGATCTTTGGGTCTACTCAAGAAACGACACCCAGGACTGTGCCAACAATGCCTGCCAAGCTACCGGCCAATATGACTCGtctgcctcttcttcctACAAGTTCGTCTCTAACGACTTCTCTATCCAGTACGTCTCTGGAAGCGCTGCTGGAAACTGGGTCACGGACACTATCACTGTTGGAGGCGCTAGTGTACCTGATTTCCAATTCGCTAGTGCTGTTGATGCCCCTGGGGGAGTAGGTGTGTTTGGAATTGGTCTTGCctctggagaagcagccAAGGTCAAGTACGATAACTTCCCTGTGATGCTCCAGAAATCAGGAATCATTTCCCGAAACGTCTACTCTCTCTACCTTGATTCCATTGATGCGGCCACCGGCTCTGTCCTCTTCGGAGCTGTTGACTCTTCCAAGTACTCTGGTTCTCTCGAGACTTTGCCTCTGACCTCGCCCAACGCCTTCCAGGTCGCTTACGGAGACATTTCGGTAAATGGACAGAGTGTTTCCAGCGGCGGAAATGCCATTCTCGACTCCGGAACCTCTTTCTCGTACATCCCTGAAGCTGCATTTGCTGGTCTTCAGAAAAAGCTCAAGCTGGGAACCCTCGAACCCAACACCCAGCTATACACTATTGATTGCAACGCTGCTTCTTTCAACGTGGACTTCAAATTTGGAAGCTCGACCATCTCtgttccttcttctcagctcATCATGCCTCTCAAGAACTTTGGgctcaactccaaccaGTGTGTCTTTGGTATTGTCTCTACCAAGTACTCTTCTGGTTATGTTCTTCTCGGAGACACCTTCCTGCGATCTGCCTACGTCGTCTACGATCTGGACAACAAACTCGTCGGAATCGCTCCAGCCAAGTACGGCACCGCGAGCTCCATTCAACGAGTCACTGGTTCCCTGTGA
- a CDS encoding uncharacterized protein (Compare to YALI0E28153g, similar to Saccharomyces cerevisiae STT4 (YLR305C); ancestral locus Anc_4.50, similar to uniprot|P37297 Saccharomyces cerevisiae YLR305c STT4 phosphatidylinositol-4-kinase) gives MEDFGISRAGLSIRAKALAKLAKYAATSNAPTADSDLDKLNSALGQVEDKSGIPMSPKELEVLLALAGSAKYVANIDRAASLLQQLGQYLIESPKQVFAKCPVIRKVYPSPWELVTKAVTAAVLDLGINFPALYEESHRYIFQYISVVHELSSGRSLDVLLPFVLSIHGFLAELARKTDSFSVEDRQKLFSELKWLTDSSFLLEFETEMSKLRSSEDESTWASIVAKYQVADLQLGAMVLSAYFCDFCRALATSLVIVGDASESSVLDSIGGLSTEISNPGNNLLNQLNEYAIREIHSLDEGASYIELASPDRVLTALNIKASALEIVGVAVHFGIVHESDTTGIIESSLELTSTMQSERLMLTLFKLGSLIGGSRICSTLVRFLPHYACDPRVSPEDVREATRVIASRAMVSLSEDSVVSSVYTLVNLLTPIERSDDQWEQVAIFQNVVTAAVTIAIEYGETTIAVLVSNVLAQKLLHISPEIDQDIILGLSDIALHVPEKEFKSILKVYSSLASHAFEKDNKDMLLTVTQARNHIATCLKKAYLQESSETIKQALVDGPSTDKSAELYQPFLSELLFGIVSKGEVAKDDRSQTEVNAVAEEIGIYLPPLAHLLPEYPEPALDLSSNPDLQTLFRNAWFNMVVHGYAPNSDITKKYQSELENIARSTPPLVSDNSPNKMESDLELNTVLRRGSSRSNVNNQKANMAKVFSLNNSFEIRSLHYPKLMFIAATMLVETLRASTGNCGKVLMYFGDKGFNSGETGRHMAGIATDVTKVYIMKVLRGHSPPFTAQAVAEQIKEMLVCCCHRVAAIQDVAFACTDLLIRAVPSALCQKQSLYALLELLTLLWSSCIDAETDEYEPRSVFKSNKQGLDITLELSDSYSARQYTLKRFQGAARQWVQFAMTKLTADMKSLLQSYLVDMEGSRDFEHVSLGCSFALEMGGSVTGTDRQLASLKAVNDIPTDTVSGFLSQYMWRNEFRDDGAALTISSGDAVSDLRYSFYSRVASLTEKLDNKSYVAPVEVKNLLFAGASYLSRVGHKGVDAARLLVQIPFRAFSEASIKTGISMWLWIASEIPALEYVILAEVYRGWETTVHDHVGLYSRKHDIPEADYAKMEYAPSNKKEIDHDSTVTLRSLEPHHALVRYISSRFNTLVYDSPHVLKQITVFLTSALQGLHHASLHALSRETRFELILLALDVLNVQNTRGSKGADRLFRLIIRSALTWFAQPPQWPFGGNRLRMISEIRLFSEVSDMLKNVGGRNASSAAYKDLLVAFISDELIKMTAWADPLQNGAFKPQHRIVASAISTKTVQDAWNVDPTLAVFLVERYASGDGVKQLEKLINAEPLRIINTPQAVPYFLKNASPKTKHYLLLMKPVSPISSINLFLPAHHPDSITLQYAMRSLESHDVNLVFFYVPQIVQLLRYDKAGYVERYILETAKLSQLFAHQIIWNIMANSYKDEDSTIPDPMKPTLDHVVERMIDSFDAEEKSFYEREFGFFAEVTDISGKLKPYIKKTKAEKKAKIDEEINKIKVDVGVYLPSNPDGTVIDIDRKSGRPLQSHAKAPYMATFKIRREVRAIGDDDEDVDEDGHQLTTTVEKWQSAIFKVGDDCRQDVLALQIISVFRSIFNSYGMDLYVFPYRVTATAPGCGVIDVLPDSISRDMLGREAVNGLYEYFTSKHGSEDSIQFQRARNNFVKSLAAYSVISYLIQFKDRHNGNIMYDGQGHILHIDFGFCFDIVPGGVKFEAAPFKLTHEMVLVMGGNTQTQAYRWFEELSVKAFLACRPHAETIIQLVLPMLDSGLPCFKEHTIRNLRRRFVLEKTEAQAATHFRGLIKKSIESFYTKGYDEFQRITNGIPY, from the exons ATGGAAGATTTCGG TATCTCTCGAGCTGGTCTCTCTATCAGAGCCAAGGCTCTTGCCAAACTGGCCAAGTATGCCGCCACTTCCAACGCGCCCACTGCTGACTCGGATCtcgacaagctcaactCTGCCCTTGGCCAGGTAGAAGACAAGTCCGGTATCCCCATGAGtcccaaggagctggaggtgcTTCTTGCTCTGGCTGGTTCTGCCAAGTACGTGGCCAACATCGACAGAGCTGCTTCCttgctccagcagctcggccaATACCTCATTGAATCGCCCAAACAGGTTTTTGCCAAGTGCCCCGTCATCCGAAAGGTCTACCCGTCCCCCTGGGAGCTTGTTACCAAGGCCGTGACTGCCGCAGTGCTGGATCTCGGTATTAACTTCCCTGCTCTCTATGAAGAGTCCCACCGGTACATTTTCCAGTACATTTCTGTGGTCCATGAACTCTCCTCTGGCCGATCTTTGGATGTGCTGCTGCCCTTTGTGCTGTCCATCCACGGCTTTTTGGCCGAGCTCGCTCGAAAGACGGACTCGTTCAGCGTCGAGGACCGACAAAAGCTCTTTTCGGAGCTCAAATGGCTCACAGACTCGTCCTTTCTGCTCGAGTTTGAGACTGAAATGTCCAAGCTACGATCCTCCGAAGACGAGTCTACCTGGGCTTCGATTGTGGCCAAGTACCAGGTTGCCGACCTCCAGCTAGGTGCCATGGTGCTCTCTGCCTACTTCTGTGACTTTTGCCGAGCCCTAGCCACCTCTCTGGTCATCGTGGGAGACGCTTCGGAGTCGTCTGTGCTGGACTCCATTGGAGGTTTGTCTACCGAGATTTCCAACCCCGGCAACAACCTGCTCAATCAGCTCAACGAGTACGCCATCCGAGAAATTCATTCGCTCGACGAAGGTGCCAGTTACATTGAGCTCGCCTCTCCTGACCGAGTGCTCACTGCTCTCAACATCAAGGCCTCTGCTCTGGAGATCGTTGGCGTGGCTGTTCACTTTGGAATTGTTCATGAGTCCGATACCACCGGAATCATTGAGTCTTCTCTCGAGCTGACCTCCACCATGCAATCGGAACGACTTATGTTGACTCTGTTCAAGTTGGGTTCTCTTATTGGAGGATCTCGAATCTGCTCCACTCTGGTCAGATTCCTTCCTCACTACGCATGTGACCCCCGAGTGTCCCCTGAAGACGTCCGAGAGGCAACCCGAGTCATTGCCAGCCGAGCTATGGTGTCCCTGTCAGAAGACTCTGTCGTTTCCTCTGTCTACACTCTCGTCAACCTCCTGACCCCCATCGAGCGATCTGACGACCAGTGGGAGCAGGTTGCTATCTTCCAGAATGTTGTGACCGCTGCGGTCACTATTGCTATCGAGTACGGTGAGACCACCATTGCCGTGCTCGTTTCCAACGTTTtggcccagaagctgctccaTATCTCACCTGAGATTGACCAGGACATTATCCTTGGCTTGTCTGACATTGCCCTTCATGTTCCCGAGAAGGAGTTCAAGTCAATTCTCAAGGTCTACTCTTCTCTGGCTAGTCACGCCTTCGAAAAGGACAACAAGGATATGCTGCTGACCGTCACTCAGGCCAGAAACCACATTGCCACCTGCCTGAAGAAGGCATACCTACAGGAGTCCTCCGAGACCATCAAACAGGCTCTTGTTGATGGCCCCAGCACCGACAAGTCTGCCGAGCTGTACCAGCCCTTTCTGTCGGAGCTTCTCTTTGGTATTGTTTCCAAGGGAGAGgttgccaaggacgacCGATCTCAGACTGAAGTCAATGCTGTTGCTGAGGAGATTGGTATCTACCTGCCTCCCCTTGCCCATCTGCTTCCCGAATACCCAGAGCCTGCACTTGATTTGTCTTCCAATCCCGACCTGCAGACTCTGTTCCGAAATGCTTGGTTCAACATGGTTGTGCACGGCTATGCCCCCAACTCggacatcaccaagaaATACCAGTCTGAGCTGGAGAACATTGCCCgatccactcctcctcttgTGTCTGACAACTCCCCCAACAAGATGGAGTCTGATCTGGAGCTCAACACCGTCCTTCGACGAGGCTCTTCTCGATCCAACGTCAACAATCAGAAGGccaacatggccaaggTCTTTTCTCTCAACAACTCGTTTGAGATCCGATCTTTGCACTACCCCAAGCTCATGTTCATCGCTGCCACAATGTTGGTCGAGACTCTGCGAGCCAGTACTGGCAACTGTGGAAAGGTGCTCATGTACTTTGGAGATAAGGGCTTCAACTCCGGTGAGACTGGCCGTCACATGGCCGGTATTGCCACCGATGTCACCAAGGTTTACATCATGAAAGTTCTTCGAGGCCACTCTCCTCCCTTCACTGCCCAGGCTGTTGCCgagcagatcaaggagatgttggtttgctgctgccatcgAGTGGCTGCCATCCAGGACGTTGCTTTCGCATGCACCGATTTGCTCATTCGAGCTGTCCCCTCTGCGCTGTGCCAGAAGCAGTCTCTGTACGctcttctcgagctgctcacTCTGCTGTGGAGTTCTTGTATTGACGCTGAGACcgacgagtacgagccCCGGTCTGTGTTCAAGAGCAACAAGCAGGGTCTGGACATTACTCTCGAGCTATCCGACTCGTACTCTGCTCGTCAATACACACTGAAGCGATTCCAGGGCGCTGCTCGGCAGTGGGTCCAGTTTGCTATGACCAAGCTCACCGCCGACATGAAGTCTCTGCTGCAGTCCTACTTGGTCGATATGGAGGGCTCCCGTGACTTTGAGCACGTTTCTCTGGGCTGCTCTTTTGCTTTGGAGATGGGTGGATCCGTCACCGGCACCGACCGTCAGCTTGCCTCTCTCAAGGCCGTCAACGACATCCCCACCGATACTGTTTCCGGATTCTTGTCACAGTACATGTGGCGAAACGAGTTCCGAGACGACGGAGCGGCTCTGACAATCTCTTCTGGAGATGCTGTTTCCGATCTACGATACTCCTTCTACTCTCGAGTTGCTTCGCTcaccgagaagctggatAACAAGTCCTACGTTGCTCCTGTTGAGGTCAAGAATCTGTTGTTCGCTGGTGCATCTTACCTCTCTCGAGTGGGCCACAAGGGTGTTGATGCTGCTCGTCTGCTTGTTCAGATTCCCTTCCGAGCCTTCTCCGAGGCTTCCATCAAGACTGGTATCTCCATGTGGCTGTGGATTGCTTCTGAGATCCCTGCTCTAGAGTACGTGATACTTGCCGAGGTCTACCGAGGCTGGGAGACCACCGTCCATGACCACGTGGGTTTGTACTCTCGAAAGCACGATATTCCAGAGGCTGACTACGCCAAAATGGAGTATGCTCcttccaacaagaaggagattgaccaCGACTCTACCGTGACCCTGCGATCTCTTGAGCCCCACCATGCTCTCGTGCGGTACATTTCGTCGCGATTCAACACCCTGGTATACGACTCTCCGCATGTACTCAAGCAGATCACCGTGTTCCTCACCAGCGCTCTGCAGGGTCTTCACCATGCTTCTCTGCATGCTTTGTCTCGAGAGACTCGATTTGAGCTGATTCTGCTTGCACTGGATGTTCTCAATGTCCAGAACACTCGTGGATCCAAGGGTGCGGATCGGCTGTTCCGGCTCATCATCCGATCTGCCCTCACCTGGTTCGCAcagcctcctcaatggcctttTGGAGGTAACCGTCTGCGAATGATTTCCGAGATCCGACTCTTCTCCGAGGTCTCCGACATGCTAAAGAACGTGGGTGGTCGAAACGCCTCTTCTGCAGCCTACAAGGATCTGCTGGTGGCTTTCATTTCGGATGAGCTTATCAAGATGACTGCCTGGGCCGATCCTCTACAGAACGGTGCTTTCAAGCCCCAGCACCGAATCGTGGCATCtgccatctccaccaagaCCGTTCAGGATGCTTGGAACGTGGACCCTACTTTGGCTGTGTTCTTGGTTGAGCGGTACGCTTCTGGCGATGGAgtcaagcagctcgagaagctcaTCAACGCTGAGCCACTGCGAATCATCAACACTCCCCAGGCCGTGCCTTACTTCCTCAAGAATGCATCTCCCAAGACCAAGCACTATCTGCTATTGATGAAGCCCGTGTCTCCCATCTCGTCCATCAACCTGTTCTTGCCTGCCCATCACCCCGATTCCATCACTCTTCAGTACGCTATGCGATCTCTGGAGAGCCACGATGTCAACTTGGTTTTCTTCTACGTGCCTCAAATCGTGCAGCTACTGCGATACGACAAGGCTGGCTATGTAGAGCGGTACATTCTGGAGACTGCCAAGCTGTCGCAACTGTTTGCCCACCAGATTATCTGGAATATTATGGCCAACTCCTACAAGGATGAGGACTCTACTATCCCCGACCCCATGAAGCCAACTCTTGATCATGTCGTTGAGCGAATGATCGACTCGTTCGACGCCGAGGAGAAGTCCTTCTATGAACGAGAGTTTGGCTTCTTTGCCGAGGTCACGGACATTTCCGGAAAGCTCAAGCCCTACATCAAAAAGACTaaggctgagaagaaggccaagatcgatgaggagatcaacaagatcaaggtCGACGTTGGTGTCTATCTGCCCTCCAACCCCGACGGAACCGTCATTGACATTGACAGAAAGAGTGGACGACCTCTGCAGTCGCACGCCAAGGCTCCTTACATGGCCACTTTCAAGATCCGACGAGAAGTACGAGCTATTGGtgacgatgacgaggaTGTCGACGAGGACGGCCACCAGCTGACCACCACCGTCGAGAAGTGGCAGTCTGCCATTTTCAAGGTCGGTGATGACTGTCGACAGGATGTGCTGGCTCTGCAGATCATTTCCGTCTTCCGTTCCATTTTCAACTCTTACGGAATGGATCTGTACGTCTTCCCCTACCGAGTCACCGCCACGGCACCCGGTTGTGGTGTCATTGACGTTCTCCCCGACTCCATCTCTCGAGATATGCTGGGTCGAGAGGCCGTCAACGGtctgtacgagtatttCACCTCCAAGCACGGATCTGAGGATTCTATCCAGTTCCAGCGAGCCCGAAACAACTTTGTGAAGTCGCTCGCTGCCTACTCCGTCATCTCCTACCTTATTCAGTTCAAGGATCGGCACAATGGTAACATTATGTACGATGGACAAGGTCATATTCTGCACATTGACTTTGGTTTCTGTTTCGATATTGTGCCTGGTGGTGTCAAGTTTGAGGCTGCCCCCTTCAAGCTCACCCACGAGATGGTGCTGGTTATGGGAGGTAACACTCAGACCCAGGCTTACCGATGGTTCGAGGAACTGTCTGTCAAGGCTTTCCTGGCTTGTCGACCTCATGCTGAGACCATCATCCAGCTGGTTCTGCCCATGTTGGATTCTGGACTTCCCTGTTTCAAGGAGCATACCATTCGAAACTTGCGACGGCGATTtgttctggagaagactgAAGCTCAGGCCGCCACTCACTTCCGAGGACTCATCAAGAAGTCCATCGAGTCTTTCTACACCAAGGGCTACGACGAGTTCCAGCGAATCACAAACGGTATTCCTTATTAA
- a CDS encoding uncharacterized protein (Compare to YALI0E28182g, similar to uniprot|Q06624 Saccharomyces cerevisiae YPR180W RHC31 DNA damage tolerance protein (RAD31 homolog)), producing the protein MTETSVGKTENTISADEVALYDRQIRLWGMESQARMRNSKILLINIGAVANEIVKDLVLAGIGSLTIVDAHVTSDADFGAQFFVQEGDENKNRGESALPRISQLNRHVTVETVDKVILDLDKEFVGKFDLVVITQATLKEIVHITTLCEETDTTNICVGISGLFSYAFIDFREYTYKIETPNKPSTMSIPEQATLVGTVELETGNYSASLKQSFKPFKQVLEAVQTPKPFAHMRPKHKSRIPGYVPLLFTGWEYEQTNPGKSWGDLSAKEFHELGVEQCSKLQLPLGIISEELAQQVLTSKDAEIATTASIMGGGIAQEVLNYLARSQIPIDNFYVFDGINGESPIYRL; encoded by the coding sequence ATGACGGAAACCAGCGTGGGCAAGACGGAAAACACGATCTCGGCCGACGAGGTGGCACTTTATGACCGGCAGATTCGACTGTGGGGCATGGAATCGCAGGCGCGGATGCGTAACTCCAAGATCCTACTCATCAACATCGGGGCAGTCGCCAACGAAATCGTCAAGGACCTGGTGCTCGCAGGTATCGGCTCGTTGACTATCGTGGATGCGCACGTCACCTCTGATGCCGACTTTGGAGCACAGTTTTTCGTGCAGGAGGGCGACGAGAACAAAAACCGAGGAGAATCTGCCCTGCCTCGAATCTCACAGCTGAATCGACACGTTACCGTGGAGACGGTGGACAAGGTCATTTTGGACCTGGACAAGGAATTTGTGGGCAAGTTCGACCTCGTGGTTATCACCCAGGCCACTctgaaggagattgtgcaCATTACAACCCTGTGTGAAGAGACAGACACCACTAACATCTGCGTGGGCATCTCTGGTCTCTTCTCCTACGCCTTCATTGATTTCAGAGAGTATACTTACAAAATTGAGACTCCCAACAAGCCCTCGACCATGAGCATCCCTGAGCAGGCTACCTTGGTGGGGACAGTTGAGTTAGAGACTGGAAACTACAGTGCTTCTCTCAAGCAGAGCTTTAAGCCGTTCAAGCAGGTGCTCGAGGCTGTTCAGACGCCGAAGCCCTTTGCTCACATGCGACCTAAGCACAAGTCTCGAATCCCCGGATACGTGCCTCTTCTGTTTACAGGCTGGGAGTACGAACAGACAAACCCCGGAAAGTCGTGGGGCGATTTGAGTGCAAAGGAGTTCCACGAGCTGGGTGTGGAGCAGTGTTCGAAGCTGCAGCTGCCTCTGGGAATCATTTCTGAGGAACTGGCACAACAGGTGCTCACTAGCAAGGACGCAGAGATTGCCACAACTGCATCGATCATGGGAGGAGGTATTGCTCAGGAGGTGCTCAATTATCTGGCCCGATCACAGATTCCCATCGACAACTTTTACGTCTTTGATGGAATCAACGGAGAAAGTCCGATCTACAGGTTGTAA